In Burkholderia contaminans, the following proteins share a genomic window:
- the fliR gene encoding flagellar biosynthetic protein FliR: MFSVTYAQLNGWLTAFLWPFVRMLALVATAPVVGHASVPVRVKIGIAAFMALVVAPTLGAMPDVTVFSAQGIWILVTQFLIGAAMGFTMQIVFAAVEAAGDFIGLSMGLGFATFFDPHTSGATPAMGRFLNAVAMLAFLAVDGHLQVFAALAASFQSLPVSADLLHAPGWRTLASFGTTVFEMGLLLALPVVAALLIANLALGILNRAAPQIGVFQVGFPVTMLVGLLLVQLMIPNLVPFVAHLFDMGLDAMGRVLGGWR; the protein is encoded by the coding sequence ATGTTCTCGGTTACCTACGCGCAGCTCAACGGCTGGCTCACGGCGTTCCTGTGGCCGTTCGTGCGGATGCTCGCGCTCGTCGCGACCGCGCCCGTCGTCGGCCACGCGTCGGTGCCCGTGCGCGTGAAGATCGGCATCGCCGCGTTCATGGCGCTGGTCGTGGCGCCGACGCTCGGCGCGATGCCGGACGTCACCGTGTTCTCCGCGCAGGGCATCTGGATCCTCGTCACGCAGTTCCTGATCGGCGCCGCGATGGGCTTCACGATGCAGATCGTGTTCGCGGCCGTCGAGGCGGCCGGCGACTTCATCGGGCTGTCGATGGGGCTCGGCTTCGCCACCTTCTTCGATCCGCACACGAGCGGCGCGACGCCCGCGATGGGCCGCTTCCTGAACGCGGTCGCGATGCTCGCGTTCCTCGCGGTGGACGGCCACCTGCAGGTGTTCGCCGCGCTCGCCGCGTCGTTCCAGTCGCTGCCGGTGTCGGCCGACCTGCTGCACGCGCCCGGCTGGCGCACGCTCGCATCGTTCGGCACGACGGTGTTCGAGATGGGGCTGCTGCTCGCGCTGCCGGTGGTCGCGGCGCTGCTGATCGCAAACCTCGCGCTCGGCATCCTGAATCGCGCGGCACCGCAGATCGGCGTGTTCCAGGTCGGCTTTCCGGTGACGATGCTCGTCGGGCTGTTGCTCGTGCAACTGATGATCCCGAACCTCGTGCCGTTCGTGGCGCACCTGTTCGACATGGGGCTCGACGCGATGGGCCGCGTGCTGGGCGGCTGGCGCTGA